The following is a genomic window from Hymenobacter chitinivorans DSM 11115.
GGAAGTGAAGCGCTACCTCGTTACGCGCGGCATTGCGGAAGGCCGCATCAGCACCGTCGGGTTTGGGGGCACCAAGCCCCGGGCCAGCAACGCCAAGGAGGAAACCCGCAAGCTCAACCGCCGGGTAGAGTTTACGATAACCAAGCAGTAGGTTTCCGCGAATACCAACTGCCAATCGGCCCATTGAGCCGCGCTTTTTTCGTTGATTTAGCCCTGTCGCCGCATGAAAGCCACCATCGTCCGCCAATATGAGCTGCCCAACTTGCCCTCGGCCTCGGGCATTGAGCTGGTCGGCGACACGGCCTACATCATCGGCGACGATTCACCATTTCTCTACAGCTGCTCGGCCCAGTCGTTGGCCCCGAACGAGCCGCTGGCTTTGTTTGAAACGGCCCACTTCAGCTCGGGCCGCATTCCAAAGGACCGTAAGCCCGACCTGGAGTGCCTGGCGGCCATTGCTACGGGTCCGGGAAGGGCGCTGCTGGCCTGCGGCTCGGGGGCCACGGCGGCCCGGGAGCAGGGCTTCTGGGTGGACCTGCCCCAAGGCCCCGGCTCGGCTACGGTGCAGCCCGTGTCCTTGAGCCGGCTGTACGCGGCCCTGCGCCAGGCCTTGCCCGGCGGTATTACCCTGAACCTGGAAGCGGCGGCTACCACGGCTACGGAGCTGCTGCTGTTTCAGCGCACGGTGGGGGCCGAGGCGGGCAATATCGTGTTTCGGCTACCGCTGGAGGCGGCGTTGGAGTGCATTCGGCACCAGCGCGAAGTGCCGCCGGTGCAGCAGCAGGCGTTTCGGCTACCCACCATTGCGGGCAAGCCGGCGGGTTTTTCCGGGGCCTGCACCTTCGATAACCAGGTCTTCATTACGGCTTCGGTAGAAGACACCCAGGACGCCATTGCCGACGGCGAAGTGCTGGGCAGCTTCGTGGGGCTGCTACCGGCGGTGCAAACCGGCGGAAAGGCAGCACTCTTGGAATTGGCCCACCTGGTCTTGCCCGATGGCCAGCCTTACCGGGGCAAAGTGGAAAGCATTGTAGTACGCCGAACTCTGGGGGCCGGGCGGTACGAGGCTTTGCTGGTGACGGATGATGACGCGGGCGGCTCCACGGCGGTGCTCATTGAGCTGCAGGGGGCCTAGGCTACGGCCGTTGGCTTGCCGGGGAGTGGGCAGGCCGGGAGTCAGGTATGGGAGTGGTTGGAACAGAAAAGGGGCTTCGCCGTCGTTGGTGGAACCTCCGCCGTCGGGGTCGGAAGCTTCGCCATCATAGTCGGAGCCTTCGCCGTTAGGGTTGGAAGCTTCGCTTTCATGGTCGGAAGCTTCGCTGTCGGGGTCGGAGGCTTCACCTTCGGGATTGGAGCCTTCGCCGCTAGGGTTGGAGGCTTCGGACGGGCGCTGGCAGTGGGGTTACGGGGCCGGGAGTTTGCGCAGCTGCCGGGCCAGGACCACGGCGGGGCCGGTTTCGAAGGTGACCAGCATGGACCCGTTGCGGCCCCGGATGCACTTGCCCCGCGCGTCGCGGAGGGCGTGGCAGCGCTGGCCGACCAAGGGCGAGCCGGTGAAGCGGGCCAGCCGGTCGCCGAGGTAGCGGTAGGTGGGGAAGGTAGTGGGAGCGGCCGGAAGCACGGGTTTAGGCAGCGGGAAGGGCATATTGGGAGGGCTTAGCGCAGCTGAAACAGGTCGTCTACCCCTAGCAGGCGGCGGCAGGTGAAGCCCTCGGCGAAGGGTACGTTGATGTACTTGCCACAGTCGCGGGCCTGGCCTTCGAGGATTTTGAGGAAGTCGGGGGAGGAAATGTAGGTGGAGGTGGGGTCGTCGTAGTCGGGGTGGTAAAACTGGCTTTTGAACGCCGTAACGGCCTCCAGCTTCCGCTCCCAGTACTCGGAAATGTCCACCACGATGTCGGGCTTGACGTAGGTGTTGTGGATGACTTGCAGCATCAAATCGGGGCGCCAGCTGGGCTGGAGCTGGCCCTGGTGGCGGGTTTCGATTTTGGGCAGGCCCGAGAGAAAGGACGCGTCGTGGACCAGGTTGGCGGCCCGGCCGTGGTCGGGGTGGCGGTCCACGTTGGGGTTGGTGAGGATAATGGAAGGGCGGAAGCGGCGGATGACCTGGATGATTTGCAGCTGATGGGCCTCGTCGTTGAGGAAGAATCCGTCGCGCATGCCCAGGTTTTCGCGCACGTGCAAACCCATAACACGGGCCGCGTCGGCGGCTTCTTCGGCCCGCAGCTCGGCCGAGCCCCGGGTGCCCAGCTCCCCACGGGTGAGGTCGACGACCCCCACGCGGCGGCCCTTGGCAATGTGCTTCATCAGGGTGCCCGCGCAGCCGACTTCGGCGTCGTCGGGGTGGGCGGCAATCATCAGGATATCGAGTTTCATAGAAGGCGGAAGGCGAATGATAGAGCCGGCATGAATCGGCTAGTATAGACAAAAGAACGTCATGCTGGGCGTCGTCAGAACAACTCTATATAGCACGATAGGCAGATTACCGTGGCGGTAGAGATGCTTCGACTGCGCTCAGCATGACGAATACATTGGCAACATCAGCTCGCGAGATTCCTCGCTTGGCTCGGAATGACGGTCTAGCTACAAACGTTAAGGTTCTAGGCCAGCACCTGAATGACGGCTTCCGAGAACCGCTCCATTTCCTCGAGCTGGGGGCTGCACTGGAGCAGGAAGAGGTCGACGCCCACGGCTTCGAAGGCAGCAATGCGCTCGGCTACCTGGTCGGGGGTGCCGGTGAGGCCGGAGCGCAGGCCCCGGTTGGACACCGAATAGTCTTGCAACGAAACCTGGTTTTCGAGCTGGGTGCCGGCCAGCCACTGCTGGTAATTTTTGTAGCCGGCCGCTGAGCCCTGCACGTTGGTAATGCGCTCCAGCTCCTTTTTGACCTCGGCGTCGGTGTTGCGGACCACCGAGTAGGCGGCGACGCCGAACTTCATGGGCGGCAAACCCAGCTTGTCGCGGCGCTGGCTCAAGTCCTGGATGCGGCGGCCGATGGCCGCGGGCTCGTCGCCGTGCATCACGTAGCCGTCGCACTGGGCGGCAATCATGTTTTTGGCGGCTTCCGACTCACCGCCGGCGTAGATAAACGGCCGGGGGCGCGACACGGGCTTGGGCTGCAGAATGGAGTCGGTGACCTTGTAGAACTTGCCTTCGAAGGTAAAGTGGTCCTGCTTCCACATATTGTCCACCACGTGCAGCCACTCGGCGGTGCGGGCGTAGCGGTCATCGTGCTGCTCGAAGTGCACGCCGTACTTCTTGGCCTCATCCTGCCACCACGACGATACCACGTTCAATGACAGGCGGCCGTTGCTGATGTGGTCGATGTTGGCGGCCTGCTTGGCCAGCAAAGCGGGGGAGTGGAAGGTAGGCCGCACGGCCACCATCAGCTCGATTTTCTTGGTCACGGCGGCCAGGGCGGCGGCCGTGCTCCAGGCATCCAGGCTGGGAGCTTCCTCGCCCTTGATGTCGTTCAGGTTGAGTTCGGCAATCAAAGACAGGTCGTAGCCCAGGTCCTCACTGCGCTGGGCCAGGGTCTTGACGTAGTCCCAGTCGGCGCGCATGTTTTCGTCTTCGACGTTGCGCAGCCACCCGCCAAAAACGGGCATCCAATATCCGTATCTCATTTTAATGTGCGGAATGTGGTTGAATGTGAGTAATGTGCTGTTTACTCGGCTGCTACTGCGGCCACTTCAGTGGCGTAGGCCGTGGCGGCTACGCCGGGCAGCTGGCTTTCGAGGTAGTCGACGAAGCGGGAATAAGGGTCGAAGCCGACTACGTTCACGGCGTCGGCCACGAAGTTGGACAGGGCGTTGACGTCGTAGAAGAGCACGTCGCCGGTGCGGTCGTCGATGAGGTACTCGATGCCACCCACGTCGATTTTGGCGGCGGCCACGATGCGCTCCACGGCGGCAATTACCTCGGCCGGGGGGGTAAAGGCTTCCACCTGAATGCCTTTCTTGGGGGCTTCGGTGAGGCAGAACTCGGCCGACGTTTCCTCGGGAATCTGGCAGATTTCGGCGGGGCAGAGGTTGAAGCTTTCCCCGGTCGTAAACACCTTCATGGCGTAAAGAAACTTGCCGTCGAGGGTTTCGACGCGGTGGATGTTGCCGCCGCGGGGCGTTACGTACTCCTGCACCAGGGCCGTCTGGTCGATGCCCAGATCAATCTGATTGGCTGCTACGGCCGCTTCCACGCCCTCGATGGTGTCGAAGCGGATAATGCCCGCGCCGCTGCCGCCGATGTTGACTTTCACCACGATGGGGAACTGCAGCTGCCGGGCGGCGTCGGGCACGCGGGAGGCGTGGTTGACGACGAAGGATTTGGGGTATTTCAAACCCAGGGAGGCAAAGAGGGAGAGTTGCCGGGCCTTGTTGGTTTCGATGGCCGTAGCCGCCGAGCCGTTGATGATGCGCGTACCGATACGCTCCAGGTGGGTGGCAAAGCCGGCGGTGTGGAAAATGCCCTGGCCGTGGCCGCGCAGGTAGGCCGAGGAGCTCATCCGGTTCACGACCAGCGAGTAGCGGCTCTCGGTTTCGGAGGGGTCGAAGAGGTGGTGGGCGGCGTCAATCTTTTCGTAGGGCAGGCCCCGGCGGTCCAGCTCGGCAAACAGGGGCTTGAACCATTCGGGGTGCTCGTAATAAATGCCAATCGGCTTTTGGGGCTGGGCCATGGGTTGTATGGAAAAATATGTGTGACAGGGGAAGGGCCCGGCCGCGGAAAAGCGGCGGGCCGGAAAAATCCGAAAGAGCAGAAGCTTGCGGCTAGTTGCTTAGCGCTAAGAGCCCCGCATAGAGCCAAACCCAACAGACGCGCCGCAACGCAGCAGAATACTGTTCGGGTAAAACCAGACAGACGGGGGTAGCTGCGGGCTAGGAGCCAGAGCAGCGGGGCAGGACCGCAAGCACGGAAGCTAGGCGGTCAGCGGGCTAGAGGGGAAAAAGGAAACTAGCAACAACAGCCCGCGCCAGCCAGAGGCCAACAACAGCCCGCGCCAGCCAGAGGCCAACAACAGACGGCGGCCGGGGCAGACTGGAGTTGGGCTACGAAAGCAGCGGAAAGGGCAGAAAAGTTGTTGGCAGTGTCCACGGCAACTTGTTTTTATATGGTCAGGACTTGGCACCGTTCCAGCTCATCACTGGGGGTTGCCGGCGTATCGTCGAGCCTGTCTCTCCACGCCTCTGTATAAAAACAATCCTTTGGTCAGAAAGAATTGACTCGGCAAAGGTAAGGCAGCGCGCGGCACAGTTACAACCCCCGGCCGGGCTCCGCCTCCGAAACCTTGTAAACGCAGCGTAGCCTACCAACAAAAAAGCCCCGGAGAGGTTCCCCGGAGCTTTTTCAACAATCTGGCAAAGCCGCTTTAGGGCAGCTGGCGGGCCGCTTTGGTTTTTACTTTGGTCTTGCCTTTCCCGGTTTTTTGCTGGCCGCCCGCCGTCGAAAAAGCCGCGGGGCGGGCGGCCAGCACCTGCTCGGCGGCCACGCGCTGCAGGGCTACGGCATCGGTTGGCAACAAACCCAGGGCGGCGGCGGCCTGCTCCTGGGGGCCCAGGCGGCGCGGGTCGTAGCCCGTAATTTCGCCGAACAGCACGCAGGCATTCAGGTAGGCCCCGGCGGCGCTGGGGTGGTAGTGGTCTTCGCCCCAGAGGTTGAGCTTGCCGGCTTCGGGCTGGTAGGGGTTGCGCAACGCCACGCCGGCCTGGATGGCCCGCAGCCAGGCGTCGCCGGCCGGGGCCACGCCCGTGAAACGGCCGTTAAGCCGGGCCGCGCCATA
Proteins encoded in this region:
- a CDS encoding DUF6929 family protein, whose product is MKATIVRQYELPNLPSASGIELVGDTAYIIGDDSPFLYSCSAQSLAPNEPLALFETAHFSSGRIPKDRKPDLECLAAIATGPGRALLACGSGATAAREQGFWVDLPQGPGSATVQPVSLSRLYAALRQALPGGITLNLEAAATTATELLLFQRTVGAEAGNIVFRLPLEAALECIRHQREVPPVQQQAFRLPTIAGKPAGFSGACTFDNQVFITASVEDTQDAIADGEVLGSFVGLLPAVQTGGKAALLELAHLVLPDGQPYRGKVESIVVRRTLGAGRYEALLVTDDDAGGSTAVLIELQGA
- the bshB1 gene encoding bacillithiol biosynthesis deacetylase BshB1 produces the protein MKLDILMIAAHPDDAEVGCAGTLMKHIAKGRRVGVVDLTRGELGTRGSAELRAEEAADAARVMGLHVRENLGMRDGFFLNDEAHQLQIIQVIRRFRPSIILTNPNVDRHPDHGRAANLVHDASFLSGLPKIETRHQGQLQPSWRPDLMLQVIHNTYVKPDIVVDISEYWERKLEAVTAFKSQFYHPDYDDPTSTYISSPDFLKILEGQARDCGKYINVPFAEGFTCRRLLGVDDLFQLR
- a CDS encoding LLM class flavin-dependent oxidoreductase, which encodes MRYGYWMPVFGGWLRNVEDENMRADWDYVKTLAQRSEDLGYDLSLIAELNLNDIKGEEAPSLDAWSTAAALAAVTKKIELMVAVRPTFHSPALLAKQAANIDHISNGRLSLNVVSSWWQDEAKKYGVHFEQHDDRYARTAEWLHVVDNMWKQDHFTFEGKFYKVTDSILQPKPVSRPRPFIYAGGESEAAKNMIAAQCDGYVMHGDEPAAIGRRIQDLSQRRDKLGLPPMKFGVAAYSVVRNTDAEVKKELERITNVQGSAAGYKNYQQWLAGTQLENQVSLQDYSVSNRGLRSGLTGTPDQVAERIAAFEAVGVDLFLLQCSPQLEEMERFSEAVIQVLA
- a CDS encoding ATP-grasp domain-containing protein, coding for MAQPQKPIGIYYEHPEWFKPLFAELDRRGLPYEKIDAAHHLFDPSETESRYSLVVNRMSSSAYLRGHGQGIFHTAGFATHLERIGTRIINGSAATAIETNKARQLSLFASLGLKYPKSFVVNHASRVPDAARQLQFPIVVKVNIGGSGAGIIRFDTIEGVEAAVAANQIDLGIDQTALVQEYVTPRGGNIHRVETLDGKFLYAMKVFTTGESFNLCPAEICQIPEETSAEFCLTEAPKKGIQVEAFTPPAEVIAAVERIVAAAKIDVGGIEYLIDDRTGDVLFYDVNALSNFVADAVNVVGFDPYSRFVDYLESQLPGVAATAYATEVAAVAAE